AATTTAGTTTCTTTTGCTGCCTTTAATATTGTTTCTCCATCTAATGGTTTTATTGTCCCTACATTTATAACTCTTACTGAAATTCCTTCAGCTTTTAATACTTCTGCAGCTTTTAATGCTTCAGCTACCATAAGTCCTGTTGCTGCTATAGTTACATCATTTCCTTCTTGAATTGTATTTGCTAATCCTATTTGGAAATCATAATTTTCATCAAATAAAACTGGTACTCCTAATCTTCCCATTCTTATATAAACAGGTCCATCATATTCCGCTGCTGCATGAACCATTTTTTTTGTTTCTACTGCATCTGCTGGAGATAAAACAACCATTCCTGGAACTACTCTCATTAAAGCAATATCTTCTATTGATTGATGAGATCCTCCATCTTCTCCTACAGAAATTCCTGCATGAGTTGGTGCTATTTTAACATTTAATTTCGGATAAGCTACTGTATTTCTTATTTGTTCATAAGCTCTACCTGCTTCAAAAACAGCAA
Above is a genomic segment from Fusobacterium sp. JB019 containing:
- a CDS encoding transketolase family protein; the encoded protein is MIKKATREAYGEALAELGRLNKDVVVLDADLSGSTKTSVFKKEFPERHINVGIAEADLIGTAAGLATCGKTVFASTFAVFEAGRAYEQIRNTVAYPKLNVKIAPTHAGISVGEDGGSHQSIEDIALMRVVPGMVVLSPADAVETKKMVHAAAEYDGPVYIRMGRLGVPVLFDENYDFQIGLANTIQEGNDVTIAATGLMVAEALKAAEVLKAEGISVRVINVGTIKPLDGETILKAAKETKFIVTAEEHSVIGGLGSAVSEFLSEVHPAKVKKVGIYDKFGQSGTGAELLEKYELTAEKLISVIKENL